The DNA region CCGAATAGCATTGGGCTTTAGACCTGAAAGATGGTAAAAGGTGAATGCCGTGCGTGGGGAATGGATTTCTACGAAGATGCCACCCCTACGGGGCTGGGCTGTGCGTTGGAAAGTAAAATATAACCTTGAAAATCCGAAATTACGCAATTTCCTAATTTCCCACATTGATGCTCGAATGGCAGGGCGGACGATAGAAAAACAATTCGTGGGCTTCAGCAACGCCCGCCATTGCGATTGCATAACGCACCTTGAAAATATGCTCCTCTGAAATCTATTTTTTTTTATTAACCTTTATCCTACCATTTAAAAGCGTTTTCTTTTTGACCATAATCATCCCTATCTTAAAAAGATTGCTTTGTGTTAGGCTATAATAAACCGAACACTACCTGTTTTCTTTCCTCCCTAAAGTCGTTTTTGTATGATGACCCTGCATTGGTTAGACTTAACCATCATCTTTTTGTTTTTGGCTGGAACCCTTGGGATTGGCTTCTGGCTCGCAAAACGTGCGTCTCAGAGTGTAAAAGCCTATTTTTTGGCCAGTAACGATCTACCTTGGTATGCCTTGGGGCTTTCCAATGCGTCAGGGATGTTTGATATTTCAGGAACCATGTTTACGGTAGCCATCTTGTTTGTTTATGGCCTGAAAAGTGCTTGGATCCCTTGGTTATGGCCTGTTTGGAACCAGATTTTTATGATGGTTTTCTTGGCGGCTTGGCTCCGTAGATCAGGTGTGACAACCGGTGCAGAATGGATTACCTTCCGGTTTGGCGAGGGTAGGGGAGCACGGTTGGCGCATGGCGTGGTTGTGATGTTTGCAGTTATTACCGTTATTGCATTTATGGGCTACTTTGTTGAAGGCATTGGCAAGTTTGCAGTTACCTTCTTACATTGGGATTTATCGGTTCCGGCCATTGGTCTGGCGAATGAGGACGCTTATGCCTTGTTGATCATCGCGATTACAACCCTTTATAGCGTAAAAGGTGGGTTTTATAGCGTCGTCGGAACGGAAGTACTCCAGTTTATCATCATGACCATCTCTTGCTTGGTAGTGGCCTTTATTGCGATGTGGGCCACCGATCCAGCCATACTGGCAGCCAATTTGCCAACCGGTTGGTACGATCTTTGGGTGGGGTGGAAACTACAGTTGGATTGGTCGCAAATCTTGCCCTCGGCCAATGCACAAATTGAAAAAGACGGATATGGACTTTTTGGGATGCTGATGACGCTCATGATCTTTAAAGGTGTTTGGGCCAGTTTAGCAGGTCCCGTCCCCAGTTATGATATGCAACGGGTACTCTCGGCGCGTAGTCCTAGCGATGCAGCTCGTATGTTTGGCCTGACGCCCATCGTACTTACGTTACCTCGCTACCTAATGATTGCTGGTTTTGGTGCTTTGGCGGTGGCTTTTTATATCCCGGAATTGGCGAAAATGGGGGATAAAGTGGATTTTGAACAGGTTTTACCCTTCGCCATCAACAATTATATTCCAATCGGGTGGAAAGGATTGTTGCTCGCCGGACTTTTGGCCGCATTTATGTCCACCTATTCCGCTTTTCTGAATGCAGGCCCAGCGTACTTGGTGAACGACCTCTATAAAAAATACATTAACCCAAATGCGCCAGAGAAAACCTACGTCCGTATGAGCTATTGGGCTAGTGCAAGCGTGGTTATCGTTGGGATTGCTTTTGGTTTTGTGGGTGGCAGTATCCAACAAATGACCGAGTGGATCGTTGGCTCGCTCTATGGAGGGTATGCGGCTGCTAATGCCCTAAAATGGATTTGGTGGCGCTTTAATGGCTATGGCTACTTTGCCGGAATGCTCGCCGGACTTGTAGGCGTGGTTATCATACCGCCCTTTTTTCCTGATTGGTCTCCGATGGAGCAATTTGTGCCTTTGCTCGCCTTTTCGCTGCTCGGCGCTATTCTCGGATGCCTTCTAACACCTGAAGACGACCGAGAGGCGGTCAAGAATTTTTACAAGAAAACACGTCCGTGGGGATTCTGGGGGCCTATCCGCGAAGAAGTGATGGTCGAGGATCCTACTTTCCGCCCCAATTCCGACTTTAGACGTGACTTGGTGAATGTGGTGGTGGGCATCGCATGGCAAATGTGTCTCGTTATTTTACCCATCTATTTCGTATTTAAAAATTGGTCTGGATTTGGGTGGACTTTACTTGTGATGTTGGCTACTTCTGCTTTCCTCTGGTTTAATTGGTGGAAAAAGTTGGAGGACTGATCGTCAGCAAGATTTTGGGTATTAAATAAAATGTATGACGTTCTACCTGAATGGTTCGAGAAATTCCCCATGGAATACCTATAAGATTATTAATAACTATAGGGTGTAAATGTTTGTTATTAAAAGAATTGACTAACGGATATTCGGCAGCTTCAAGCACCATGTTGGATAGGTTTGGCTTCGGTTACGCTCATCCAGCCATTGCTCGTTGTAGGAAGAACCACCCTAATTGGCCAAGGCTAGATCCGCAGGTATTTTCGTTGGACGAACCCCCACGCTAAAGCAAGGAGTTATTTCAAGTTAGGGAGCAGGTGGAAGTGCTTTACATCCGCGAAGAGACGCCAAGCAATCACAAAAACCCAAGGCTCACAGATCATCACCGTAGAGACATAAATCGAAACATTAACGCCGTTCTTTAGGGCAGAGATGAAGCTCTAAAAGAAAATAAAACATGTATAGTATAAGAAACGGGATTTCGACAGCCTCAATCACCGATTTCGATAGCCTTGACTTCGACTACGCCCAGCCACCTACATTTA from Rhodothermia bacterium includes:
- a CDS encoding Na+:solute symporter, with product MTLHWLDLTIIFLFLAGTLGIGFWLAKRASQSVKAYFLASNDLPWYALGLSNASGMFDISGTMFTVAILFVYGLKSAWIPWLWPVWNQIFMMVFLAAWLRRSGVTTGAEWITFRFGEGRGARLAHGVVVMFAVITVIAFMGYFVEGIGKFAVTFLHWDLSVPAIGLANEDAYALLIIAITTLYSVKGGFYSVVGTEVLQFIIMTISCLVVAFIAMWATDPAILAANLPTGWYDLWVGWKLQLDWSQILPSANAQIEKDGYGLFGMLMTLMIFKGVWASLAGPVPSYDMQRVLSARSPSDAARMFGLTPIVLTLPRYLMIAGFGALAVAFYIPELAKMGDKVDFEQVLPFAINNYIPIGWKGLLLAGLLAAFMSTYSAFLNAGPAYLVNDLYKKYINPNAPEKTYVRMSYWASASVVIVGIAFGFVGGSIQQMTEWIVGSLYGGYAAANALKWIWWRFNGYGYFAGMLAGLVGVVIIPPFFPDWSPMEQFVPLLAFSLLGAILGCLLTPEDDREAVKNFYKKTRPWGFWGPIREEVMVEDPTFRPNSDFRRDLVNVVVGIAWQMCLVILPIYFVFKNWSGFGWTLLVMLATSAFLWFNWWKKLED